The following proteins come from a genomic window of Achromobacter sp. AONIH1:
- a CDS encoding LysR family transcriptional regulator — MLDALTLDQLRVFAAVADAGSFRAAARQLSRVQSAVSHAIANMESELGVSLFDRQGRRPVMTPQGQALLANARDILLRVDAMRARAQGLGEGVELELPLVVDTLFPIAHVGAALCRMRAAYPSVAPRVTVLPLGGPIAALLDRSHALGIIAGEHFRDPRIAVQALSSVQMVAVVGAGHALAGRVVAGQMLEPAELADHVQIVQTDASPLSQGRDFAVLSPQTCRVSGQDTKHAMILAGLGWGRLPLWQAERDLAEGRLLRLPTSSLGRGSQVAVETYLAHRIDQPLGPAARAFREALQALA; from the coding sequence ATGCTGGACGCCCTCACCCTGGACCAATTGCGCGTGTTCGCCGCCGTGGCCGACGCCGGCAGCTTCCGCGCCGCCGCCCGCCAGCTGTCGCGGGTGCAGTCGGCCGTCAGCCATGCCATCGCCAACATGGAATCCGAACTGGGCGTGTCGCTGTTCGACCGCCAGGGCAGGCGTCCCGTCATGACGCCGCAGGGCCAGGCACTGCTGGCCAATGCCCGCGACATCCTGCTGCGGGTCGACGCCATGCGGGCGCGCGCGCAGGGGCTGGGCGAAGGCGTTGAACTCGAACTGCCGCTGGTCGTCGATACGCTGTTTCCCATCGCCCACGTGGGCGCCGCGCTGTGCCGCATGCGCGCAGCCTACCCGTCGGTGGCGCCGCGCGTCACGGTGCTGCCGCTGGGCGGCCCGATCGCCGCCCTGCTGGACCGCAGCCACGCCCTGGGCATCATCGCCGGCGAGCATTTCCGCGACCCGCGCATCGCGGTGCAGGCGCTGTCCTCGGTGCAGATGGTGGCGGTGGTCGGCGCCGGCCATGCGCTGGCCGGCCGCGTCGTCGCCGGGCAGATGCTGGAGCCGGCCGAGCTGGCCGACCATGTGCAGATCGTGCAGACCGATGCCTCGCCGTTGAGCCAGGGCCGCGATTTCGCCGTGCTGTCGCCGCAGACCTGCCGCGTCAGCGGCCAGGACACCAAGCACGCCATGATCCTGGCCGGCCTGGGCTGGGGCCGGCTGCCGCTGTGGCAGGCCGAGCGCGACCTGGCCGAGGGCCGGCTGCTGCGACTGCCCACCAGCAGCCTGGGCCGGGGCAGCCAGGTCGCCGTCGAGACCTATCTGGCGCATCGCATCGACCAGCCGCTGGGACCGGCGGCACGGGCGTTCAGGGAAGCGTTGCAGGCGCTGGCCTGA
- a CDS encoding GNAT family N-acetyltransferase codes for MRIRDGEIKDAAAIAALLGELGYPGTEDFCADKIARIAAHPDARLLVAQAGDGGVQGFIGLHFIVQLALPGDFCRITYFCVSEAARGLGVGRELEETAARLARERGCDRIEVHCHERRVDAHRFYYRQGYEESPKYLMKRA; via the coding sequence ATGCGCATCCGGGACGGGGAAATCAAGGACGCCGCGGCGATCGCCGCATTGCTGGGCGAACTGGGCTATCCCGGCACGGAGGATTTTTGCGCCGACAAGATCGCGCGCATCGCCGCGCATCCGGACGCGCGCCTGCTGGTCGCGCAAGCCGGGGACGGCGGCGTGCAGGGCTTCATCGGCCTGCATTTCATCGTGCAGCTGGCCTTGCCGGGCGACTTCTGCCGCATCACGTATTTCTGCGTCAGCGAGGCGGCGCGCGGCCTGGGCGTGGGTCGCGAGCTTGAAGAGACGGCCGCGCGGCTGGCGCGCGAGCGCGGCTGCGACCGCATCGAGGTGCATTGCCACGAGCGCCGCGTCGACGCGCACCGTTTCTATTACCGCCAGGGGTATGAGGAATCGCCGAAGTACCTGATGAAGCGCGCATGA
- a CDS encoding DNA alkylation repair protein, with protein MSRKAAKTPAAGRGVQDISLARRAQLDAGAPASNLTECLAVDFAALMAVAVPQAGADAAAAMRAASAQGISRRMALAGALMLERLGPAGFDALRGHASDTVRGWACFMAGAMPGLDLEARLRLIRPLADDAHFGVREWVWMALRPGLAAELRRSVALLTPWTKEPSERLRRFASESLRPRGVWCAHIAELKADPGIGLPLLAPLRADPSVYVQDSVANWLNDASKDQPDWVRGVCARWQADAPAEATLRICRRALRTVGA; from the coding sequence ATGAGCAGGAAGGCAGCCAAGACGCCCGCCGCCGGACGCGGCGTGCAGGACATCAGCCTGGCGCGGCGCGCGCAGTTGGACGCCGGCGCGCCGGCGTCCAACCTGACCGAGTGTCTGGCGGTGGATTTCGCCGCGCTGATGGCGGTCGCCGTGCCGCAGGCCGGCGCCGATGCGGCCGCCGCTATGCGCGCGGCGTCGGCGCAGGGCATTTCCCGGCGCATGGCGCTGGCCGGCGCCCTGATGCTGGAGCGCCTGGGGCCGGCCGGCTTCGACGCGCTGCGCGGGCACGCGTCCGACACGGTGCGCGGTTGGGCCTGCTTCATGGCGGGCGCGATGCCGGGCCTGGACCTGGAAGCGCGGCTGCGCCTGATCCGGCCGCTGGCGGACGACGCGCACTTCGGCGTCAGGGAATGGGTCTGGATGGCGCTGCGCCCCGGACTGGCGGCGGAACTGCGGCGCTCGGTGGCCTTGCTGACGCCGTGGACCAAGGAACCGTCGGAGCGCCTGCGCCGCTTCGCCAGCGAGTCGCTGCGTCCGCGCGGCGTGTGGTGCGCACACATCGCTGAACTCAAGGCCGATCCCGGGATCGGTTTGCCCTTGCTGGCGCCGCTGCGCGCCGATCCCTCGGTATATGTGCAGGACTCGGTGGCTAACTGGCTGAACGACGCCAGCAAGGACCAGCCGGATTGGGTGCGCGGCGTATGCGCGCGCTGGCAGGCCGACGCGCCGGCCGAGGCCACACTGCGGATCTGCAGGCGCGCGCTGCGCACGGTCGGCGCCTGA
- a CDS encoding MarR family winged helix-turn-helix transcriptional regulator, with amino-acid sequence MDSPDGMLEPKHHALLNESARRRLPSADGVRLCFQLLATASAIDRDCAARLAPRGLSEGKFVLLFLLHGQSGGLSPHELAERAGVTRATVTGLLDGLERDGFLRREADEVDRRRVQVLLSAKGKAIATKLFAEHTQWIGGLFEALSPAERKRLGELLGKVWRATDSGRAALQEVAR; translated from the coding sequence ATGGACAGTCCGGACGGCATGCTGGAACCCAAGCACCACGCTTTGCTGAACGAGTCGGCGCGCCGGAGGCTGCCGTCGGCGGACGGCGTGCGCCTGTGCTTCCAGCTGCTGGCCACGGCCAGCGCGATCGACCGCGATTGCGCGGCGCGGTTGGCGCCGCGCGGCCTGTCCGAAGGCAAGTTCGTGTTGCTGTTCCTGTTGCACGGCCAGTCCGGCGGCCTGTCGCCGCATGAATTGGCCGAGCGCGCCGGTGTCACGCGCGCCACCGTTACCGGCCTGCTCGATGGGCTGGAGCGCGACGGTTTCCTGCGGCGCGAGGCCGATGAGGTCGACCGGCGGCGGGTGCAGGTGCTGTTGAGCGCAAAGGGCAAGGCCATTGCGACGAAGCTGTTCGCCGAGCACACGCAATGGATAGGCGGGCTGTTCGAAGCCCTGTCCCCGGCGGAACGCAAGCGGCTGGGTGAATTGCTGGGCAAGGTCTGGCGAGCCACGGACAGCGGCCGCGCGGCGTTGCAGGAGGTGGCGCGATGA
- a CDS encoding GNAT family N-acetyltransferase has product MPIITVPAERPPVALRRMCVDDVPMLLALESDPEVMRYSTGVKPATEARRRELLDWLREAPGKLGHWAVVADGDAVGWASLTPLPGTDRIQLAYRLQRRAWGRGCATAAGRQLCDYAWRMLDVAALSAVAWPDNLASRRVLEKLGFVQAGTETHYGRDTVAYLLPRPASA; this is encoded by the coding sequence ATGCCCATCATCACTGTCCCAGCCGAACGTCCGCCGGTTGCCCTGCGCCGCATGTGCGTGGACGACGTGCCCATGCTGCTGGCCCTGGAGTCCGACCCCGAGGTCATGCGCTACAGCACCGGCGTCAAGCCGGCCACCGAGGCGCGCCGCCGCGAACTGCTGGACTGGCTGCGCGAGGCGCCCGGCAAGCTCGGCCACTGGGCCGTGGTGGCCGACGGCGACGCGGTCGGCTGGGCCAGCCTGACGCCATTGCCCGGCACCGACCGCATCCAGCTCGCCTACCGGCTGCAACGGCGCGCCTGGGGCCGGGGCTGCGCCACCGCAGCCGGCCGCCAGCTGTGCGACTATGCCTGGCGCATGCTGGATGTCGCGGCCCTGTCCGCCGTCGCCTGGCCGGACAACCTGGCCTCGCGGCGCGTGCTCGAAAAACTCGGCTTCGTCCAGGCCGGCACAGAAACGCACTACGGGCGCGACACCGTGGCCTATCTGTTGCCGCGTCCGGCCTCGGCCTGA
- a CDS encoding DUF6882 domain-containing protein — protein sequence MTDAHNTAPADPRVYIAQSLEGMKAATAAHCGSWHLDQAERWSVDMDEGLIRFVLPDGMHASAPVQIVGTTNSDDGSFLWGWDHPSVPPELAEHAELARAFGEAHGLPEYSNRKVECDDMRAWEFAAVAMRLGGASGTYRGQASETACVWMTFGAVTLSQG from the coding sequence ATGACCGACGCCCACAACACCGCCCCCGCCGACCCCCGCGTCTATATCGCGCAGAGCCTGGAAGGCATGAAGGCCGCCACCGCCGCCCATTGCGGTTCCTGGCACCTGGACCAAGCCGAGCGCTGGTCGGTGGACATGGACGAAGGGCTGATCCGCTTCGTGCTGCCCGACGGCATGCATGCCTCGGCCCCTGTCCAGATCGTCGGCACCACCAACAGCGACGACGGATCCTTCCTGTGGGGCTGGGATCACCCGTCCGTGCCGCCGGAACTGGCCGAACACGCCGAGCTGGCGCGCGCCTTCGGCGAAGCCCATGGATTGCCCGAGTACAGCAATCGAAAAGTCGAATGCGACGACATGCGGGCCTGGGAATTCGCCGCCGTGGCCATGCGCCTGGGCGGCGCCAGCGGCACCTATCGCGGACAGGCGTCGGAAACCGCCTGCGTGTGGATGACCTTTGGCGCCGTGACCCTGTCCCAGGGCTGA
- a CDS encoding helix-turn-helix domain-containing protein: MDAPLAAAARALAAGDPLDALHHVALRGDPPALALRGIALAQLGDLERARALLRRAARAFRPEQELARARCELAEADVALAMRDLDWPDETLESTRQALLRHGDLANAAHARLLHARRLLLLGRADDAAVAIAGWDQAPLPAAARAVHALAAAGIALRRLQAEPARLALAQARAAARESGIGALQAEADALSRLLEAPAARLTHHGAQRLLRLDEVEALMASDALVADTARQALRSPMATVDLSRRPVLFALARQLAEAWPGDAPREALIAAVFRLRRPDETHRARLRVEAGRLRVALKGLAEVRASRRGYALALPPGCEAVTLAPPDESAHPELQALLADGQPWSSAALALALGASQRSVQRALETLAAAGQAQPLGQGRARRWAAPPPPGCATVLLLPPLPPAD, encoded by the coding sequence ATGGACGCGCCCCTGGCCGCCGCCGCCCGCGCGCTCGCCGCGGGCGATCCGCTGGACGCGCTGCACCATGTCGCGCTGCGCGGCGACCCGCCGGCGCTGGCGCTGCGTGGCATCGCCCTGGCCCAGCTGGGCGACCTGGAACGCGCCCGCGCCCTGCTGCGGCGCGCGGCCCGCGCGTTCCGCCCGGAGCAGGAGCTGGCGCGGGCGCGCTGCGAGCTGGCCGAAGCCGACGTGGCGCTGGCGATGCGCGACCTGGACTGGCCCGACGAAACGCTGGAATCCACCCGCCAGGCCCTGCTGCGGCACGGCGACCTCGCCAACGCCGCGCATGCCCGGCTGCTGCATGCGCGGCGCCTGCTGCTGCTGGGCCGTGCCGACGACGCCGCCGTCGCCATCGCGGGCTGGGATCAGGCGCCGCTGCCCGCCGCCGCGCGGGCGGTGCATGCCTTGGCCGCCGCCGGCATCGCGCTGCGCCGCCTGCAGGCAGAACCCGCCCGGCTGGCGCTGGCCCAGGCCCGGGCCGCCGCGCGCGAATCCGGTATCGGCGCGCTGCAAGCCGAGGCCGATGCGCTGTCGCGCCTGCTGGAGGCCCCGGCGGCCAGGCTGACCCACCACGGCGCGCAGCGCCTGCTGCGCCTGGACGAAGTCGAGGCGCTGATGGCCTCGGACGCGCTGGTGGCGGACACCGCCCGCCAGGCGCTGCGCAGTCCCATGGCCACGGTGGACCTGTCGCGGCGGCCGGTGCTGTTCGCGCTGGCGCGCCAGCTGGCCGAGGCCTGGCCCGGCGACGCGCCGCGCGAGGCGCTGATCGCCGCCGTCTTCCGCCTGCGGCGGCCCGACGAGACCCATCGCGCCCGGCTGCGGGTGGAGGCCGGCCGGCTGCGCGTCGCGCTCAAGGGCCTGGCCGAGGTCCGGGCCAGCCGCCGGGGCTATGCGCTGGCCCTGCCACCCGGCTGCGAAGCCGTGACGCTGGCCCCGCCCGACGAAAGCGCCCACCCGGAACTGCAAGCCCTGCTGGCGGACGGCCAGCCCTGGTCCAGCGCCGCGCTGGCCCTGGCGCTGGGCGCCAGCCAACGTTCGGTGCAGCGTGCCCTGGAAACCCTGGCCGCCGCCGGCCAGGCCCAGCCGCTGGGACAGGGGCGCGCGCGCCGCTGGGCCGCGCCGCCGCCGCCCGGATGCGCGACGGTTTTGTTACTCCCGCCGCTGCCGCCGGCGGACTAG
- a CDS encoding glutamine cyclotransferase → MKSAPAQIVREYGPFPGVTDVHGVSHDGRRVWFATGDSLQSMDPASGKIVSIIKMTARAGTAYDGRHLYQLAGPSIQKVDPRSGEILATLPAPAEGCSGMAWAEGALWVAHYRERKIHKIDPATGKILRTIASDRYVTGVTWTNGGLWHGTWENDESELRRVSPETGEVQESLLMPPGVYVSGLEAGDGVFYCGGSTSGRIRAVRQPEPASESR, encoded by the coding sequence ATGAAATCCGCTCCCGCCCAGATCGTCCGTGAATACGGCCCCTTCCCCGGCGTCACCGATGTCCACGGCGTCAGCCACGACGGCCGCCGGGTCTGGTTCGCCACCGGCGATTCGCTGCAATCGATGGATCCGGCCAGCGGCAAGATCGTCAGCATCATCAAGATGACGGCGCGCGCCGGCACCGCCTATGACGGCCGGCACCTGTACCAGCTCGCCGGTCCGAGCATCCAGAAGGTCGACCCGCGCAGCGGCGAGATCCTGGCCACGCTGCCAGCGCCCGCCGAGGGCTGCTCGGGCATGGCCTGGGCCGAGGGCGCGCTGTGGGTGGCGCATTACCGCGAGCGCAAGATCCACAAGATCGACCCGGCCACGGGCAAGATCCTGCGCACCATCGCCTCGGACCGCTACGTGACCGGCGTCACGTGGACCAACGGCGGCCTGTGGCACGGCACCTGGGAAAACGACGAAAGCGAACTGCGCCGCGTCTCGCCCGAGACCGGAGAAGTGCAGGAGAGCCTGCTCATGCCGCCGGGCGTCTACGTCTCCGGGCTGGAAGCGGGCGACGGCGTGTTCTATTGCGGCGGCAGCACCAGCGGCAGGATCCGCGCCGTGCGCCAGCCCGAGCCCGCGTCCGAAAGCCGCTGA
- a CDS encoding DUF3348 domain-containing protein, which produces MVQAPRRTGFSGPTLVRLLARLTDVDVPESGQSLSDRLSLWLGWTDAIALAAVLDGKPPAMAPGGPTFDSEQDRESLKLRTTLADAIASDTEFTAARPRGRQPPSRTQAVPKAPTDADYSSFRQRYLSLQHTMENGIGGLRSRLRGMLAGRNPEMTRLAMVDAIMERSLSVRERALMTTIPTLLGAHFERLRKAEQSAQEEAEAAEMPPPAKPGAWLDTFRKDMRSVLLAELDIRFQPVEGLLAALRTR; this is translated from the coding sequence ATGGTGCAAGCCCCTCGGCGCACAGGTTTCAGCGGCCCGACGCTCGTTCGCTTGCTTGCTCGCCTGACGGACGTCGACGTTCCCGAATCCGGACAATCCCTTTCCGACCGGCTCAGCCTCTGGCTGGGCTGGACGGACGCCATCGCGCTCGCCGCCGTGCTGGATGGCAAGCCACCGGCCATGGCGCCGGGCGGCCCGACGTTCGACAGCGAGCAGGACCGGGAAAGCCTGAAGCTGCGGACCACGCTGGCCGATGCCATCGCCAGCGACACCGAGTTCACCGCCGCCCGGCCCCGCGGCCGGCAGCCGCCCTCGCGGACGCAGGCCGTGCCCAAGGCGCCGACCGACGCCGACTACTCCAGCTTCCGCCAGCGCTACCTGTCGCTGCAGCACACGATGGAGAACGGCATCGGCGGCCTGCGCAGCCGCCTGCGCGGCATGCTGGCCGGACGCAATCCGGAAATGACCCGGCTGGCGATGGTGGACGCCATCATGGAAAGATCGCTCAGCGTGCGCGAACGCGCCCTCATGACGACTATTCCGACGCTGCTCGGCGCGCATTTCGAGCGGCTGCGCAAGGCCGAGCAATCGGCGCAGGAAGAAGCCGAGGCGGCGGAAATGCCGCCGCCGGCCAAGCCCGGCGCCTGGCTGGACACGTTTCGCAAGGACATGCGCAGCGTGTTGCTGGCCGAACTGGATATTCGTTTTCAACCGGTGGAAGGGCTGCTCGCGGCGCTTCGCACCCGCTAA
- a CDS encoding DUF802 domain-containing protein: MSRYLINLVVFLVGLAAAGWIGAGYVGSNPLALGVTLLIALFYMAGAFELYRYGRATSGLRQAVAGLEAPPASLAGWLDSLPPSLRHAARLRIEGERAALPGPSLTPYLVGLLVLLGMLGTFLGMVVTLRGTGLALESATDLHAIRASLAAPVKGLGFAFGTSIAGVATSAMLGLLSALCRRDRILASQQFDARVATTLRPYSQSYQREETLKLLQRQADAMPALAERLQAMIDAVERQGQAMNDRQLASQDAFQGKAEAAYSRLAASVEQTLKASVADSARAAGAALQPVVEATMTGLARETAALRDTVSDAVQRQLDGLSAGFRESTADVAGIWARALDGQQRANETLANDLRVSLDQFAATFEQRSAALMDGMSTRMEASAGKLSDVWDGALSRQERAGEKLAGDNQQALAAAAAALERQSAALVQAVSQSHADLQAALMARDEQRLAAWNASLGSVSASLRQEWEQAAAQTAGRQQEICDALALTAQRISDHTQLQAGETIAEISRLVQAAADAPKAAAALQAELAARDQDRLQAWTASLENMTAALRQEWQQAGAEAASRQREICDALSLAAQNICEQARTQASGTLAEINRLVDAAADAPKAALALQDELAARDRERLDAWSGSLAEMTAALRQEWQQAGADAASRQREICDALALAAQRISEQTQAQASGTLAEINRLVDAAADAPKAALALQGELAARDRERLDAWSGSLAEMAAALRQEWQQAGADAASRQREICDALLLAAQDISEQGRAQASGTLAEINRLVDAAAEAPKAAVALQAELVARDQARLDAWTGTLAEMAATLRQEWQQAGADAASRQQQICEALADTARQISDQSRAHASDTLAEINRLVDAAAEAPKAAVALQSDLVARDEARLDAWTGSLAGMAAALREEWQQTGAATASRQQEICDALAQAARDISEHTHTHASATIAEIERLAQAASEAPRAAAEVIGELRQKLSDSLAHDNAMLEERGRLLDTLATLLDAVNLASTEQRAAVDALVGTTSELMDRVGAQFSERVESETGKLAEISAQVTGSAVEVASLGEAFGAAVQLFSASNDKLATQLERIEAALDKSIARGDEQLSYYVSQAREVVDLSLMSQKQIIEDLQHLASQRADAGTEAA, from the coding sequence ATGTCCCGATACCTCATCAATCTGGTCGTTTTTCTTGTGGGCCTGGCCGCGGCAGGCTGGATCGGCGCGGGCTATGTCGGCTCGAACCCATTGGCGCTCGGCGTCACGCTGCTGATCGCCCTGTTCTACATGGCGGGCGCCTTCGAGCTGTACCGCTACGGCCGCGCCACCAGCGGGCTGCGCCAGGCGGTGGCCGGGCTGGAGGCCCCGCCCGCCTCGCTGGCCGGCTGGCTCGACTCCCTGCCGCCCAGCCTGCGCCACGCCGCCCGGCTGCGCATCGAAGGCGAGCGCGCCGCCCTGCCCGGCCCCTCGCTCACGCCCTACCTGGTCGGCCTGCTGGTCTTGCTGGGCATGCTCGGCACCTTCCTGGGCATGGTGGTCACGCTGCGGGGCACCGGCCTGGCGCTGGAAAGCGCCACCGACCTGCACGCCATCCGCGCCTCGCTGGCCGCGCCGGTCAAGGGCCTGGGCTTCGCCTTCGGCACCTCGATCGCCGGCGTCGCCACCTCGGCCATGCTGGGCCTGCTGTCCGCGCTCTGCCGGCGCGACCGCATCCTGGCCTCGCAGCAGTTCGACGCCCGCGTCGCCACCACGCTGCGCCCCTATTCGCAAAGCTACCAGCGCGAGGAAACGCTCAAGCTGCTGCAGCGCCAGGCCGACGCCATGCCGGCCCTGGCCGAACGCCTGCAGGCCATGATCGACGCCGTCGAGCGCCAGGGCCAGGCCATGAATGACCGCCAGCTCGCCAGCCAGGACGCCTTCCAGGGCAAGGCCGAGGCCGCCTACAGCCGCCTGGCCGCCTCGGTCGAACAGACGCTCAAGGCCAGCGTGGCCGACAGCGCCCGCGCCGCCGGCGCGGCGTTGCAGCCTGTCGTGGAAGCCACCATGACCGGCCTGGCGCGCGAGACCGCCGCGCTGCGCGACACCGTGTCCGACGCAGTGCAGCGCCAGCTCGACGGCCTGTCCGCCGGATTCCGCGAATCCACCGCCGACGTGGCCGGCATCTGGGCGCGCGCGCTGGACGGCCAGCAGCGCGCCAACGAAACGCTGGCGAACGACCTGCGCGTCTCGCTGGATCAGTTCGCCGCCACCTTCGAGCAGCGTTCCGCCGCGCTGATGGATGGCATGTCCACGCGCATGGAGGCCTCGGCCGGCAAGCTGTCCGACGTCTGGGACGGCGCGCTGTCGCGCCAGGAACGCGCCGGCGAAAAGCTGGCTGGCGACAACCAACAGGCCCTGGCCGCCGCCGCCGCCGCGCTGGAACGCCAATCGGCCGCGCTGGTGCAGGCCGTGAGCCAGTCCCACGCCGACCTGCAAGCCGCGCTGATGGCGCGCGACGAGCAGCGCCTGGCCGCCTGGAACGCATCGCTGGGTTCGGTCTCGGCCTCGCTGCGCCAGGAATGGGAACAGGCGGCGGCGCAGACCGCCGGCCGCCAGCAGGAGATCTGCGACGCGCTGGCGCTGACCGCCCAGCGCATCTCCGACCACACCCAGCTGCAGGCCGGCGAGACCATCGCCGAGATCAGCCGACTGGTGCAGGCCGCGGCCGACGCGCCCAAGGCCGCCGCCGCGCTGCAGGCCGAGCTGGCCGCGCGCGACCAGGATCGCCTGCAGGCCTGGACGGCCTCGCTGGAGAACATGACCGCCGCGCTGCGCCAGGAATGGCAGCAGGCTGGCGCCGAGGCGGCCAGCCGCCAGCGCGAAATCTGCGACGCGCTGTCGCTCGCCGCGCAGAACATCTGCGAGCAGGCGCGCACCCAGGCCAGCGGCACGCTGGCCGAGATCAACCGGCTGGTCGACGCCGCCGCCGACGCGCCCAAGGCCGCCCTCGCGTTGCAGGACGAACTGGCCGCGCGCGACCGCGAGCGCCTGGACGCCTGGAGCGGCTCGCTGGCCGAGATGACCGCCGCGCTGCGCCAGGAATGGCAGCAGGCTGGCGCCGACGCCGCCAGCCGCCAGCGCGAAATCTGTGACGCGCTGGCCCTGGCCGCGCAGCGCATCTCCGAACAGACGCAGGCCCAGGCCAGCGGCACGCTGGCGGAAATCAACCGACTGGTCGACGCCGCCGCCGACGCGCCCAAGGCCGCCCTCGCCCTGCAGGGCGAGCTGGCCGCGCGCGACCGCGAGCGCCTGGACGCCTGGAGCGGCTCGCTGGCCGAGATGGCCGCCGCGCTGCGCCAGGAATGGCAGCAGGCCGGCGCCGACGCCGCCAGCCGCCAGCGCGAAATCTGCGATGCCCTGCTGCTGGCCGCGCAGGACATCTCCGAGCAAGGCCGCGCCCAGGCCAGCGGCACGCTGGCGGAAATCAACCGCCTGGTCGATGCCGCCGCCGAGGCGCCCAAGGCCGCCGTCGCCCTGCAGGCCGAGCTGGTGGCCCGCGACCAGGCCCGCCTGGACGCGTGGACCGGCACGCTGGCCGAGATGGCCGCCACGCTGCGCCAGGAATGGCAGCAGGCCGGCGCCGATGCCGCCAGCCGCCAGCAGCAGATCTGCGAGGCGCTGGCCGACACCGCCCGCCAGATCTCGGATCAATCGCGCGCCCACGCCAGCGACACGCTGGCCGAGATCAACCGCCTGGTCGATGCCGCCGCCGAGGCGCCCAAGGCCGCCGTCGCCCTGCAAAGCGACCTGGTGGCCCGCGACGAGGCCCGCCTGGACGCCTGGACCGGATCGCTGGCCGGCATGGCCGCCGCGCTGCGCGAGGAATGGCAGCAGACCGGCGCCGCCACCGCCAGCCGCCAGCAGGAAATCTGCGACGCGCTGGCCCAGGCCGCGCGCGACATCTCCGAGCACACCCACACCCACGCCAGCGCCACCATCGCCGAGATCGAGCGCCTGGCGCAGGCCGCGTCCGAGGCGCCGCGCGCCGCCGCCGAGGTCATCGGCGAACTGCGTCAGAAGCTGTCCGACAGCCTGGCCCACGACAACGCCATGCTGGAAGAGCGCGGCCGCCTGCTCGACACGCTCGCGACCCTGCTGGACGCCGTCAACCTCGCCTCCACCGAGCAACGCGCCGCCGTGGACGCGCTGGTCGGCACCACCTCGGAGCTGATGGACCGGGTGGGCGCGCAGTTCTCGGAACGCGTCGAATCCGAAACCGGCAAGCTGGCCGAGATCTCGGCCCAGGTCACCGGCAGCGCCGTCGAAGTGGCCAGCCTGGGCGAGGCCTTCGGCGCCGCGGTGCAGCTGTTCAGCGCGTCCAACGACAAGCTGGCCACGCAGCTCGAACGCATCGAGGCGGCGCTGGACAAGTCCATCGCCCGTGGCGACGAACAGCTCTCCTACTACGTGTCGCAGGCGCGTGAAGTGGTGGACCTGAGCCTGATGTCGCAGAAGCAGATCATTGAAGACCTGCAGCACCTGGCCAGCCAGCGCGCCGACGCGGGAACCGAGGCCGCATGA
- a CDS encoding OmpA family protein yields MSEDFDAGVDSTAPTWAVFGDLMSVLLGSFVLILVSVIGMQLELSTQLEDEVKQRQEETHRRESLEQVLAGPLAAGRVTLVNGRIGISGSVLFALNSDQLQPEGRELLRSLAEPLTAYLGTRQEILMVSGFTDDQQVREGNRRFADNWDLSAQRALTVTRTLIDTGVPSSSLFAAAFGSEQPVASNADAEGQAKNRRVEIAPVPRLAGDPAKKPNE; encoded by the coding sequence ATGAGCGAGGACTTCGACGCCGGCGTGGACAGCACCGCGCCCACCTGGGCGGTCTTCGGCGACCTGATGTCGGTGCTGCTGGGTTCGTTCGTGCTGATCCTGGTCAGCGTGATCGGCATGCAGCTCGAACTGTCGACCCAGCTGGAAGACGAGGTCAAGCAGCGCCAGGAGGAAACCCATCGCCGCGAAAGCCTGGAACAGGTGCTGGCCGGCCCGCTGGCCGCCGGCCGCGTCACGCTGGTCAACGGCCGCATCGGCATCAGCGGCAGCGTGCTGTTCGCGCTGAACTCCGACCAGCTCCAGCCCGAGGGCCGCGAGCTGCTCAGGAGCCTGGCCGAACCGCTCACCGCCTACCTGGGCACGCGCCAGGAAATCCTGATGGTCAGCGGCTTCACCGACGACCAGCAGGTGCGCGAGGGCAACCGCCGCTTCGCGGACAACTGGGATCTCTCGGCCCAGCGCGCGCTGACCGTCACCCGCACCCTGATCGACACCGGCGTGCCGTCCTCGTCCCTGTTCGCCGCGGCCTTCGGCTCGGAGCAGCCGGTGGCCTCGAACGCCGACGCCGAGGGCCAGGCCAAGAACCGCCGCGTGGAAATCGCGCCGGTGCCGCGCCTGGCCGGCGACCCGGCCAAGAAACCGAATGAGTGA